In one Synergistales bacterium genomic region, the following are encoded:
- a CDS encoding 16S rRNA (uracil(1498)-N(3))-methyltransferase has protein sequence MSRPRLRLETSRRTPEGLWKPDPAALHHLIDVRRCGDGDAVEGLLPGRLLTLRLEHRADGWYARELRRDPVEGAALSVYLLAALVKTAPFEQMLRQATQLGVRRILPLSCDRSVVRLEAGRLAKKMERWERLIAESSKQCALPEPPSLEPPKPLTALDEGDIAGLPLAAIIDGHARPLGAFAPREAATVAIGPEGDFSDREKAHLRNLGFRSVSLGSTILKAETAAVAACSYLLLQREAESCAS, from the coding sequence GTGTCTCGGCCACGCCTGCGTCTTGAGACCAGCCGGAGGACGCCCGAAGGGCTCTGGAAGCCCGACCCCGCCGCGCTGCACCATCTCATCGACGTCCGGCGCTGCGGCGACGGTGATGCCGTGGAGGGGCTGCTGCCCGGCCGGCTGCTGACGCTGCGTCTCGAACACCGCGCCGACGGGTGGTACGCCCGGGAGCTGAGGCGTGACCCCGTGGAGGGCGCGGCGCTGTCGGTGTATCTGCTGGCGGCGCTGGTCAAGACGGCCCCCTTCGAGCAGATGCTGCGGCAGGCGACACAGCTGGGGGTGCGGCGCATCCTCCCCCTTTCCTGCGACCGGTCGGTGGTGCGCCTGGAAGCGGGGCGGCTGGCGAAAAAGATGGAACGCTGGGAGCGGCTGATCGCCGAGTCTTCCAAGCAGTGCGCCCTGCCCGAACCGCCGTCGCTGGAGCCGCCGAAGCCGCTGACGGCCCTGGACGAGGGCGATATCGCCGGTCTGCCGCTGGCCGCCATCATCGACGGCCACGCCAGGCCCCTGGGGGCTTTCGCTCCCCGCGAAGCCGCCACGGTGGCCATCGGTCCGGAGGGGGATTTCTCCGACCGGGAGAAGGCCCATCTCCGGAATCTGGGCTTCCGTTCCGTCTCCCTGGGCTCCACCATCCTCAAGGCGGAGACCGCGGCGGTGGCGGCCTGCAGCTATCTGCTCCTGCAGCGGGAGGCGGAGAGCTGTGCTTCCTGA